A genomic window from Streptomyces brevispora includes:
- a CDS encoding phosphotransferase enzyme family protein encodes MNEMRARDVLTAAGLPGDAELLALGENAVFAVGDLVVKIGRDAVRSPELRVRAEREVAVAQWLAASGVPAVRAAEPSARLVEDHPVTLWHRLPDAVRPAEPRDLAPLLTAVHALPVPEGLTLPRRELLGGVERWLRLAGDSIDPADAAYLRERRDGFATAAAALVPHLAPGPIHGDALPRNVHVGPDGPVLVDLETFSTDLREHDLVVLALSRDRYALAADAYDAFTSAYGWDVREWDGCAVLRGARETASCAWVAQHAPANPKALAEFRRRVASLRDGDAGVRWYPF; translated from the coding sequence ATGAACGAGATGCGAGCGCGCGACGTACTGACCGCTGCCGGACTCCCCGGCGACGCGGAACTGCTCGCGCTGGGTGAGAACGCGGTGTTCGCCGTGGGCGACCTGGTGGTCAAGATCGGCCGGGATGCCGTGCGGAGCCCGGAGCTACGGGTGCGGGCCGAGCGCGAGGTGGCCGTCGCACAGTGGCTCGCCGCCTCCGGCGTCCCCGCGGTGCGGGCCGCCGAGCCCTCGGCACGACTGGTCGAGGACCACCCGGTGACGCTGTGGCACCGACTGCCCGACGCGGTACGGCCCGCCGAGCCGCGGGATCTGGCGCCGCTGCTCACCGCGGTGCACGCGCTGCCGGTCCCGGAGGGCCTCACCCTCCCCCGCCGGGAGCTGCTGGGCGGGGTCGAGCGCTGGCTGCGCCTGGCGGGCGACTCGATCGACCCGGCCGACGCCGCGTATCTGCGCGAGCGCCGGGACGGCTTCGCCACGGCCGCCGCCGCGCTGGTGCCGCATCTGGCCCCGGGCCCGATCCACGGCGACGCGCTCCCGCGCAATGTCCACGTCGGTCCGGACGGGCCGGTCCTGGTGGACCTGGAGACCTTCTCGACGGATCTGCGCGAGCACGATCTGGTGGTGCTCGCCCTGTCCCGGGACCGGTACGCGCTGGCGGCCGACGCCTATGACGCGTTCACCTCGGCGTACGGGTGGGACGTCCGTGAGTGGGACGGCTGCGCGGTGTTGCGCGGGGCCCGGGAGACGGCGAGCTGTGCGTGGGTCGCCCAGCACGCACCGGCCAACCCGAAGGCGCTCGCGGAGTTCCGCAGGCGCGTGGCCTCACTGCGCGACGGTGACGCGGGGGTGCGCTGGTACCCGTTCTGA
- a CDS encoding 3'-5' exonuclease produces MSWHRHALVGFDLETTGTEPLEARIVTAAVVRVDGSDGEPDDTHTWLADPGIRIPAQASAIHGISSERAAAEGRPAREVADEIADTLTGYWRRGVPVVAYNAAFDLTLLTAELHRHGLPSLSERLGGAGIGPVVDPYTIDRAVDRYRKGKRNLEAVCVEYGVVHGGAHDAGADALAAVRVAYAIAARHGSVAALTAAELHERQITWYAEWAADFQQFLRRKGETDAVIDGRWPVREPVRVTG; encoded by the coding sequence ATGAGCTGGCACCGGCACGCGCTGGTCGGCTTCGACCTGGAGACGACGGGAACGGAACCACTGGAGGCCCGGATCGTGACGGCCGCGGTCGTCCGCGTCGACGGCAGCGACGGCGAACCGGACGACACGCACACCTGGCTGGCCGATCCCGGGATACGGATCCCCGCACAGGCCTCGGCGATCCACGGCATCAGCAGCGAGCGGGCGGCGGCGGAGGGTCGGCCGGCGCGCGAGGTGGCCGACGAGATCGCCGACACCCTGACCGGGTACTGGCGCCGGGGCGTGCCGGTGGTCGCGTACAACGCGGCCTTCGACCTGACCTTGCTGACGGCGGAGTTGCACCGCCACGGGCTGCCGTCACTGAGCGAGCGGCTGGGTGGCGCGGGGATCGGCCCGGTCGTCGACCCGTACACGATCGACCGGGCCGTCGACCGCTACCGCAAGGGCAAGCGGAACCTGGAGGCGGTCTGTGTCGAGTACGGCGTGGTCCACGGCGGAGCGCACGACGCGGGGGCGGACGCACTGGCCGCGGTGCGGGTGGCGTACGCGATAGCCGCGCGGCACGGCTCGGTGGCCGCGCTGACGGCGGCGGAACTCCACGAGCGCCAGATCACCTGGTACGCGGAGTGGGCCGCCGACTTCCAGCAGTTCCTGCGCCGCAAGGGCGAGACGGACGCGGTGATCGACGGCCGCTGGCCGGTCCGGGAGCCGGTGCGAGTGACGGGCTGA
- a CDS encoding DUF4440 domain-containing protein encodes MSEPSPGVAAAVEGELRLLDPLVRASTELLVQVLHPDFREVDTTGRRWDRDMVITSLITGTAQCPGQLTASRMHGIQLADELVHVTFDTEAKGIRAHRSSLWRRTGTGWLLYYHQATPFITGPATDA; translated from the coding sequence GTGAGTGAGCCGTCGCCCGGTGTGGCCGCGGCGGTCGAGGGCGAACTCCGCCTCCTCGACCCGCTGGTCCGGGCCTCCACCGAACTCCTCGTCCAGGTCCTGCACCCCGACTTCCGCGAGGTCGACACCACCGGCCGCCGCTGGGACCGCGACATGGTCATCACCTCGCTGATCACGGGCACCGCCCAATGCCCCGGCCAGCTCACCGCCTCACGGATGCACGGCATCCAGCTCGCCGACGAACTCGTCCACGTCACCTTCGACACCGAGGCCAAGGGCATCCGCGCCCACCGCAGTTCACTGTGGCGGCGCACCGGGACGGGGTGGCTGCTCTACTACCACCAGGCCACCCCCTTCATCACCGGACCGGCAACCGACGCGTGA
- a CDS encoding aliphatic sulfonate ABC transporter substrate-binding protein — protein MSVPRTTLRRSIAAATALPLLAVALTACGYGSTAKDDAKKANVSAGGKKLSADTVKIGYFPNLTHATALVGIQEGIIAKELGATEVKPSTFNAGPSEIEALNAGSIDIGFIGPSPSINGFTKSKGKSLRIIGGSASGGVKLVVNPKKIKTVDDLKGKKIATPQLGNTQDVAFLNWISEKGWKTDARSGKGDVSVVRTDNKVTPDAYRSGSIDGAWAPEPTASKLVAQGAKVLLDESTLWPDNKFVITNIIVSQKFLTEHPDVVEAVLRGSVNTNAWINANPDKAKASANSALKTLSGKELPADVIDPAWKSIQFTDDPLASTLDTEAKHAVKAGLLDETDLTGIYDLKPLNKILKAAGKPAVADAGLGVK, from the coding sequence GTGTCTGTCCCCCGCACCACGTTGCGCCGCAGCATCGCCGCTGCCACCGCCCTGCCGCTGCTCGCCGTGGCGCTCACCGCCTGCGGCTACGGTTCCACCGCGAAGGACGACGCCAAGAAGGCGAACGTCTCCGCCGGGGGCAAGAAGCTCTCCGCGGACACCGTGAAGATCGGCTACTTCCCGAACCTCACGCACGCCACCGCCCTGGTCGGCATCCAGGAAGGCATCATCGCCAAGGAGCTCGGCGCCACCGAGGTCAAGCCCTCCACGTTCAACGCGGGCCCCTCCGAGATCGAGGCGCTCAACGCCGGTTCGATCGACATCGGCTTCATCGGCCCCTCGCCCTCCATCAACGGCTTCACGAAGTCCAAGGGCAAGAGCCTGCGCATCATCGGCGGTTCGGCATCCGGCGGTGTGAAGCTGGTCGTCAACCCGAAGAAGATCAAGACCGTGGACGACCTCAAGGGCAAGAAGATCGCCACCCCGCAGCTCGGCAACACCCAGGACGTGGCCTTCCTCAACTGGATCTCCGAGAAGGGCTGGAAGACCGACGCCCGGAGCGGCAAGGGCGACGTCTCCGTGGTCCGCACGGACAACAAGGTGACCCCGGACGCCTACAGGTCCGGTTCCATCGACGGCGCCTGGGCCCCCGAGCCGACCGCCTCCAAGCTGGTCGCGCAGGGCGCGAAGGTACTGCTCGACGAGTCGACGCTGTGGCCGGACAACAAGTTCGTGATCACGAACATCATCGTGTCCCAGAAGTTCCTCACCGAGCACCCCGACGTCGTCGAGGCGGTGCTGCGCGGTTCGGTCAACACCAACGCGTGGATCAACGCCAACCCGGACAAGGCGAAGGCGTCCGCCAACAGCGCGCTGAAGACGCTGTCCGGCAAGGAGCTGCCGGCGGACGTCATCGACCCGGCGTGGAAGTCGATCCAGTTCACCGATGACCCGCTGGCCTCCACCCTCGACACGGAGGCGAAGCACGCGGTGAAGGCGGGCCTCCTGGACGAGACGGACCTGACGGGCATCTACGACCTGAAGCCGCTGAACAAGATCCTCAAGGCCGCGGGCAAGCCCGCGGTCGCCGACGCCGGTCTCGGCGTCAAGTAA
- a CDS encoding ABC transporter ATP-binding protein — translation MTTTATLLPSSPTAPVPVIRADDVTLVRDGKVLLDSVSLTVRGGEHWALLGANGAGKSTLLGLLGAIRHPTRGVVEVLGRTIGRVDLRELRTLLGHVDPRHPLRSPLTVDEVALTGLTNSIEPVPRWSASPEQRERADRLLRMLGMGGKEKSRWPALSQGERGRTLIARALMPQPRLLLLDEPATGLDLAAREQLLDSLDALREEHPELATVLVTHHLEELPASTTHAMLLRGGRCVASGFADEVLTTDRVSDCFGHPVRISRTDGRWTARAQRAARR, via the coding sequence GTGACCACGACCGCCACTCTCCTCCCGTCGTCCCCCACTGCCCCGGTTCCGGTGATCAGGGCCGATGACGTCACCCTCGTACGGGACGGGAAGGTTCTGCTCGATTCGGTCTCGCTGACCGTGCGCGGCGGGGAGCACTGGGCGCTGCTCGGCGCCAACGGTGCGGGCAAGAGCACCCTGCTCGGGCTGCTCGGCGCGATCAGGCATCCCACCCGGGGCGTGGTGGAGGTGCTGGGCCGCACCATCGGGCGGGTCGATCTGCGGGAGCTGCGGACGCTGCTGGGGCACGTCGATCCGCGCCATCCGCTGCGTTCGCCACTGACGGTGGACGAGGTGGCGCTGACGGGTCTGACCAACTCGATCGAGCCGGTGCCGCGCTGGTCGGCGAGCCCGGAGCAGCGGGAGCGGGCGGATCGGCTGCTGAGGATGCTGGGCATGGGCGGCAAGGAGAAGTCCCGCTGGCCCGCGCTGTCGCAGGGCGAGCGGGGCCGTACGCTCATCGCCCGCGCGCTGATGCCGCAGCCCCGGCTGCTGCTGCTCGACGAGCCGGCCACCGGACTGGACCTGGCCGCCCGGGAGCAGCTGCTGGACAGCCTGGACGCCCTGCGCGAGGAGCACCCGGAGCTGGCGACGGTGCTGGTCACGCACCATCTGGAGGAGCTGCCGGCCTCCACCACGCATGCGATGCTGCTGCGCGGCGGGCGGTGTGTGGCCTCGGGTTTCGCGGACGAGGTGCTGACCACGGACCGGGTCAGCGACTGCTTCGGTCATCCGGTACGGATCTCCCGCACGGACGGCCGGTGGACGGCGCGGGCGCAGCGGGCGGCCCGTCGCTGA
- a CDS encoding DUF1697 domain-containing protein, translating to MMMYAALLRGINVSGHKKIPMAELRTLLTELGHGDVRTHLQSGNAVFSSESDDQNALAAELEHAIAQRFGFDVPCLVRDGGYLAAVVDACPFPAAELQARELHVTYFDQPVDAARFAPLNAAAFLPEEFRLGERVLYLHAPGGLGGSKLAAALSRPTLIKGLVATSRNWNTVTRLAEMTGGTT from the coding sequence ATGATGATGTACGCGGCGCTGCTGCGCGGGATCAACGTGAGCGGACACAAGAAGATCCCGATGGCCGAACTCCGCACCCTGCTCACCGAACTGGGCCACGGCGACGTCCGCACCCACCTGCAGAGCGGCAACGCCGTCTTCAGCAGCGAATCCGACGACCAGAACGCCCTCGCGGCAGAGCTGGAGCATGCCATCGCCCAGCGGTTCGGCTTCGACGTCCCCTGCCTGGTCCGGGACGGCGGCTACCTCGCGGCCGTGGTCGATGCCTGCCCCTTCCCCGCCGCTGAGCTCCAGGCCAGGGAACTCCACGTCACCTACTTCGACCAGCCGGTCGACGCGGCCCGCTTCGCCCCGCTGAACGCTGCGGCCTTCCTCCCCGAGGAGTTCCGGCTCGGCGAGCGCGTCCTCTATCTCCACGCCCCAGGCGGACTGGGCGGCTCCAAGCTCGCCGCCGCGCTCTCCCGTCCCACCCTCATCAAGGGCCTCGTCGCAACCTCACGCAACTGGAACACCGTCACCAGACTCGCCGAGATGACCGGAGGCACCACGTGA
- a CDS encoding ABC transporter ATP-binding protein, with protein sequence MATTTLTKAEDRTAVGHAVRIDHVSKSFGGPEGQQLVLDDITLDVAPGEFVTLLGASGCGKSTLLNLVAGLDRPTAGSIEAPGGRPALMFQEHALFPWLTAGKNIELALRLRGVPKPERRAEAERLLELVRLGGAYRKRVHELSGGMRQRVAMARALAQDSQLLLMDEPFAALDAITRDVLHDELTRIWRETNVSVLFVTHNVREAVRLAERVVLLSSRPGRIAREWTVDIDQPRRIEDTAVAELSVEITEQLRGEIRRHGQH encoded by the coding sequence ATGGCCACGACCACTCTCACCAAGGCCGAGGACCGTACGGCGGTCGGGCACGCCGTCCGTATCGACCACGTCTCGAAGTCCTTCGGCGGACCGGAGGGGCAGCAGCTCGTCCTGGACGACATCACACTCGATGTCGCCCCTGGCGAGTTCGTCACCCTTCTGGGAGCTTCCGGGTGCGGCAAGTCGACGCTGCTCAATCTGGTGGCCGGGCTCGACCGTCCGACCGCGGGGTCCATCGAGGCCCCCGGCGGGCGGCCGGCCCTGATGTTCCAGGAGCACGCCCTCTTCCCGTGGCTGACCGCGGGCAAGAACATCGAACTGGCGCTGCGGCTGCGCGGCGTACCGAAGCCGGAGCGTCGCGCCGAGGCGGAGCGGCTGCTCGAACTGGTCCGGCTGGGCGGGGCGTACCGCAAGCGGGTGCACGAGCTCTCGGGCGGTATGCGTCAGCGGGTGGCGATGGCCCGCGCCCTCGCCCAGGACAGTCAACTGCTGCTGATGGACGAGCCGTTCGCCGCGCTCGACGCCATCACCCGGGATGTGCTGCACGACGAGCTGACCCGGATCTGGCGCGAGACGAACGTCTCGGTCCTCTTCGTCACACACAACGTGCGGGAGGCGGTCCGGCTCGCGGAGCGCGTCGTCCTGCTCTCCTCGCGGCCGGGCCGGATCGCCCGGGAGTGGACGGTCGACATCGACCAGCCGCGCCGCATCGAGGACACCGCCGTGGCGGAGCTCTCCGTCGAGATCACCGAACAGCTGCGTGGGGAGATCCGCCGACATGGCCAGCACTGA
- a CDS encoding ABC transporter permease, which yields MASTETTAKGSAGGDGAPKDAAQDLAGLEAGLDALDAVRVSRTPVRQVLVQKVLPPVVAVALVLIIWQILIWAKVTDDYKLPSPGQVWGEVSDAWAQGTLLGYIWTSVSRGLLGFLLALVIGTPLGLLVSRVKLVRAAIGPVLSGLQSLPSVAWVPPAVIWLGLDDRMMYAVILLGAVPSIANGLVAGVDQIPPLHLRAGKTLGATGLRGTWHIVLPASLPGYLAGLKQGWAFSWRSLMAAEIIASSPDLGVGLGQLLEQGRETSSMSMVFLAIFLILIVGIAIDLLIFSPLERWVLRSRGLLVKN from the coding sequence ATGGCCAGCACTGAGACCACCGCCAAGGGCAGCGCCGGCGGGGACGGCGCCCCGAAGGACGCCGCCCAGGACCTGGCCGGCCTCGAAGCGGGGCTCGACGCCCTCGACGCGGTACGGGTGAGCCGGACCCCGGTACGCCAGGTGCTGGTGCAGAAGGTGCTGCCGCCGGTGGTTGCCGTCGCACTGGTGCTCATCATCTGGCAGATCCTGATCTGGGCGAAGGTCACCGACGACTACAAGCTGCCGTCCCCGGGCCAGGTCTGGGGCGAGGTGTCCGACGCCTGGGCGCAGGGCACCCTGCTCGGCTACATCTGGACCAGCGTCTCGCGCGGTCTGCTCGGCTTCCTCCTCGCGCTGGTCATCGGCACCCCGCTCGGACTGCTGGTCTCACGGGTGAAGTTGGTGCGCGCGGCGATCGGCCCGGTGCTCTCGGGTCTCCAGTCGCTGCCGTCGGTGGCGTGGGTGCCGCCCGCGGTCATCTGGCTGGGGCTGGACGACAGGATGATGTACGCGGTGATCCTGCTGGGCGCCGTCCCGTCGATCGCGAACGGTCTCGTCGCCGGTGTCGACCAGATTCCGCCGCTGCATCTGCGGGCCGGCAAGACACTGGGCGCCACCGGGCTGCGCGGCACCTGGCACATCGTGCTCCCGGCGTCCCTGCCCGGATACCTGGCGGGGCTGAAGCAGGGCTGGGCGTTCTCCTGGCGCTCGCTGATGGCCGCCGAGATCATCGCCTCGTCGCCCGATCTGGGCGTGGGGCTGGGGCAGTTGCTGGAGCAGGGCCGTGAGACCAGCAGCATGTCGATGGTCTTCCTCGCCATCTTCCTGATCCTGATCGTCGGCATCGCGATCGATCTGCTCATCTTCAGTCCGCTGGAGCGATGGGTGCTGCGCAGCCGCGGTCTCCTCGTCAAGAACTGA
- a CDS encoding SAV2148 family HEPN domain-containing protein: MSSGGFELPPGDSGHEGGSTAVPPGAVSLARPLEIGAELDWGADAWSEVRTRAQRAGRAYIWLNLVEQRLRAVVAAVLRPIYEPVHGEDWVVAAAGPAGQEWVQRAVAVREVSRRKGYLLDPADDNVLSFLTLPQLRELMVQHWPCFEAYFDDRREVELALDELEVARNVVSRNRALNEAVLAQAERASARLLEILGSGAAVPSADRLPVDAVEELVGDRYADVVSVHSDRVRLQRQLPAEDLFGGARRLDAIGIGLNLLVQNFSGRRLIRLAESGCRVRLLFINPASSAVKRRERELGLKKGELSRTVEMNILHMRRVRSKLRDPGAFEIHVFDETPRFTAYLVDGDGADAVGVVQTYLRRARGMEAPVLVLRGGGRAVVRAGQDSEHGLFETYREEFESVWTDSRPVS, from the coding sequence GTGAGCTCGGGAGGGTTCGAGCTGCCTCCGGGTGACAGTGGTCACGAGGGGGGCTCCACCGCTGTGCCCCCCGGGGCGGTATCGCTCGCCAGGCCTCTGGAGATCGGTGCGGAACTGGACTGGGGCGCGGACGCATGGAGCGAGGTGCGCACCAGGGCGCAGCGCGCCGGGCGCGCCTACATCTGGCTGAACCTCGTGGAGCAGCGGCTGCGCGCCGTGGTCGCCGCCGTGCTGCGGCCCATCTACGAACCGGTCCACGGCGAGGACTGGGTGGTGGCCGCCGCGGGACCCGCCGGGCAGGAGTGGGTGCAGCGCGCCGTCGCCGTGCGCGAGGTCTCCCGCCGCAAGGGCTATCTGCTCGACCCGGCCGACGACAACGTCCTGAGCTTCCTCACGCTGCCTCAGCTGCGTGAGCTGATGGTCCAGCACTGGCCCTGCTTCGAGGCCTACTTCGACGACCGTCGCGAGGTGGAGCTGGCCCTCGACGAGCTGGAGGTCGCCCGCAACGTGGTCTCCCGCAACCGCGCGCTCAACGAGGCGGTGCTCGCCCAGGCCGAGCGGGCCTCCGCGCGGCTGCTGGAGATCCTCGGCAGCGGCGCCGCGGTCCCGTCCGCCGACCGGCTGCCCGTCGACGCGGTCGAGGAACTGGTCGGCGACCGGTACGCGGATGTGGTCTCCGTCCACTCCGACCGGGTGCGGCTCCAGCGCCAACTGCCGGCCGAGGACCTCTTCGGCGGTGCGCGCCGGCTGGACGCGATCGGCATAGGGCTCAATCTGCTGGTGCAGAACTTCTCCGGCCGCCGGCTGATCCGGCTCGCCGAGTCGGGCTGCCGGGTCCGGCTGCTCTTCATCAACCCCGCCAGCAGTGCGGTCAAACGCCGGGAGAGGGAACTGGGGCTCAAGAAGGGTGAGCTGAGCCGGACGGTGGAGATGAACATCCTCCACATGCGCCGGGTCCGCTCCAAGCTCCGTGACCCGGGCGCCTTCGAGATCCACGTCTTCGACGAGACACCGCGCTTCACCGCCTATCTGGTGGACGGCGACGGGGCCGACGCGGTCGGGGTCGTCCAGACCTATCTGCGCCGGGCCCGCGGCATGGAGGCACCCGTGCTGGTGCTCCGGGGCGGCGGACGGGCGGTGGTCCGGGCCGGGCAGGACAGCGAACACGGGCTGTTCGAGACGTACCGCGAGGAGTTCGAGTCCGTGTGGACGGACTCCCGGCCGGTCTCCTGA
- a CDS encoding S8 family peptidase yields MAIHKRTRRIKLTAAITAVAAAAGITLLGSPFAGAAPAPAMGKIYGADAATAVSGSYIVMLDHKADKAKLAKEYGGKLKRNYSSAINGFSASGLSRTEAKRLAADPAVSKVVQNKKFHISATQDNPPSWGLDRIDQTGTAGDNAYTYPDSAGEGVTAYVIDTGVRTTHKEFGGRASSGFDAVDNDDSADDGNGHGTHVAGTIAGATYGVAKKAEIVAVRVLDDSGSGTTEQVVAGIDWVTANHQGPSVANMSLGGGADEALDAAVQKAIASGVTFAVAAGNESGDAGQGSPARVPEAITVASSTVDDKQSSFSNYGPLVDIYAPGSDITSSWNDSDTGTNTISGTSMATPHVVGAAAVYLAGHPDATPAEVSTALTDGATPDAIGNATAGTANKLLKVVE; encoded by the coding sequence ATGGCAATTCACAAGCGCACACGTCGGATCAAGCTCACTGCCGCGATCACCGCCGTGGCCGCCGCAGCCGGAATCACCCTGCTGGGCAGCCCCTTCGCCGGAGCGGCGCCCGCCCCCGCGATGGGCAAGATCTACGGCGCCGACGCGGCAACGGCCGTATCCGGCAGCTACATAGTGATGCTGGACCACAAGGCCGACAAGGCGAAGCTCGCCAAGGAGTACGGCGGCAAGCTCAAGCGCAACTACAGCTCCGCCATCAACGGCTTCTCCGCCAGCGGCCTTTCGCGGACCGAGGCCAAGCGGCTCGCCGCCGACCCGGCGGTCTCCAAGGTCGTCCAGAACAAGAAGTTCCACATCAGCGCCACCCAGGACAACCCGCCCTCCTGGGGTCTGGACCGCATCGACCAGACCGGGACCGCCGGCGACAACGCGTACACCTACCCGGACAGCGCGGGCGAGGGCGTGACGGCGTACGTCATCGACACCGGCGTCCGCACCACGCACAAGGAGTTCGGGGGCCGGGCCAGTTCGGGCTTCGACGCCGTGGACAACGACGACAGCGCCGACGACGGCAACGGCCACGGAACCCACGTGGCCGGCACCATCGCCGGTGCGACGTACGGCGTCGCCAAGAAGGCCGAGATCGTCGCCGTCCGGGTCCTCGACGACTCGGGCTCGGGCACCACCGAGCAGGTCGTCGCCGGCATCGACTGGGTCACCGCGAACCACCAGGGCCCCTCCGTCGCCAACATGAGCCTCGGCGGCGGCGCGGACGAGGCGCTCGACGCGGCGGTCCAGAAGGCCATCGCCTCCGGTGTCACCTTCGCGGTCGCAGCCGGGAACGAGTCGGGCGACGCGGGCCAGGGCTCCCCGGCCCGCGTCCCGGAGGCCATCACGGTCGCCTCGTCCACGGTGGACGACAAGCAGTCCTCGTTCTCCAACTACGGTCCGCTCGTGGACATCTACGCCCCGGGCTCAGACATCACCTCGTCCTGGAACGACAGCGACACCGGCACCAACACCATCTCCGGCACGTCCATGGCGACCCCGCACGTCGTCGGCGCCGCCGCCGTCTATCTGGCGGGACACCCGGACGCCACCCCTGCGGAGGTCTCCACCGCACTGACCGACGGAGCCACCCCGGACGCCATCGGCAACGCCACCGCAGGCACGGCGAACAAGCTGCTGAAGGTCGTTGAGTAA
- a CDS encoding sirohydrochlorin chelatase: protein MTAPVLLVIAHGSRDPRHAATVRALTARVRALRPGLRVETGFLDFNAPSVPRVLERLDAEEAGAVVALPLLLTRAFHAKSDIPAVLREARSRLPRLRVRQAEVLGPSPLLNSALERRLREAGVRPGDKGSTGLVLASAGSTDPEAIAVIAEIARELRHTGWCSVRPAFASAPLPRTEDAVRALRADGVRRVAVAPYVIAPGRLPDRIAAGAAEAGADVLAGVLGPSPELARLLLDRYDEARLPADRMASLSA, encoded by the coding sequence ATGACTGCACCGGTCCTCCTCGTCATCGCCCACGGCAGCCGCGATCCTCGGCACGCCGCGACCGTGCGCGCGCTCACCGCGCGGGTACGGGCGCTGCGGCCGGGGCTTCGGGTGGAGACCGGGTTCCTGGACTTCAACGCGCCCTCGGTACCACGGGTCCTGGAGCGGCTGGACGCGGAGGAAGCGGGTGCGGTGGTGGCGCTTCCGCTGCTGCTCACCCGCGCCTTCCACGCCAAGTCCGACATCCCGGCGGTACTGCGGGAGGCCCGCAGCAGGCTCCCGAGGCTGCGCGTGAGGCAGGCCGAGGTGCTCGGCCCGTCGCCGCTGCTGAACTCCGCCCTGGAACGGCGGCTGCGAGAGGCCGGGGTACGCCCCGGCGACAAAGGCTCGACCGGGCTCGTCCTGGCCTCGGCGGGCTCCACAGATCCGGAGGCGATCGCAGTGATCGCTGAAATCGCGCGGGAGCTGCGGCACACCGGTTGGTGTTCCGTGCGGCCTGCGTTCGCCTCCGCACCCCTTCCCCGTACCGAGGACGCGGTACGGGCCCTGCGGGCCGACGGGGTGCGCCGGGTGGCGGTGGCCCCCTACGTCATCGCCCCGGGCCGCCTCCCGGACCGCATCGCGGCGGGGGCGGCCGAGGCCGGTGCCGATGTACTGGCCGGGGTGCTGGGCCCGTCGCCGGAGCTGGCCCGGCTGCTGCTGGACCGGTACGACGAGGCCCGGCTGCCGGCTGACCGGATGGCGTCACTCAGCGCATAG
- a CDS encoding aldo/keto reductase: protein MSSVFRSPDDSFLLGGELPVRRLGYGTAQLTGPGYWGPRGERRASLAVLRAAVDQGVTLIDTADNYGPGVAEELVAEALHPYRDDLVIATKGGVVRTGDSAWHIAGRPEQLRAMCEASLQRLRTDRIDLYQLHRLDPQVPMAEQLGTLDALRQEGKIRHIGLDTLTADQLEQALSLTGIASVQNRFNLLDRASDAVLKVCEAHGLAFLPWFPLANGALTGDDAAALDGVAERHGATRGQIALAWLLHRSPALCPTPGTGSPVHLAENLRAREILLSTEDMSLLEALAPA, encoded by the coding sequence ATGTCCTCCGTGTTCCGATCGCCCGACGACTCCTTCCTCCTCGGCGGCGAGCTGCCCGTGCGCCGCCTCGGCTACGGCACCGCCCAACTCACCGGCCCGGGCTACTGGGGTCCCCGCGGGGAGCGGCGGGCGTCGCTGGCCGTGCTCAGGGCGGCGGTCGACCAAGGCGTGACCCTGATCGACACCGCCGACAACTACGGCCCCGGGGTGGCCGAGGAACTGGTCGCCGAGGCACTGCACCCGTACCGGGACGATCTGGTGATCGCGACCAAGGGCGGTGTCGTACGGACCGGTGACAGCGCCTGGCACATCGCGGGGCGGCCCGAGCAGCTTCGGGCGATGTGCGAGGCCAGTCTGCAACGGCTGCGGACCGACCGGATCGACCTCTACCAACTGCACCGGCTGGACCCGCAGGTGCCGATGGCCGAGCAGCTGGGCACTCTGGATGCGCTGCGGCAGGAGGGTAAGATCCGGCACATCGGTCTGGACACCCTTACCGCCGACCAGCTGGAGCAGGCGCTCTCCCTGACCGGGATCGCCTCGGTGCAGAACCGCTTCAATCTCCTCGACCGTGCGTCGGACGCCGTCCTGAAGGTGTGCGAGGCCCATGGCCTCGCCTTCCTCCCCTGGTTCCCGCTGGCGAACGGCGCTCTGACCGGCGACGACGCCGCGGCCCTCGACGGAGTCGCGGAACGCCACGGTGCCACCCGCGGGCAGATCGCCCTCGCCTGGCTGCTGCACCGCTCCCCCGCGCTGTGCCCGACTCCGGGCACCGGTTCGCCCGTCCATCTGGCGGAGAACCTCCGGGCCCGGGAGATCCTGCTGTCGACCGAGGACATGAGCCTCCTGGAGGCCCTCGCACCCGCATGA